In one Colletotrichum destructivum chromosome 2, complete sequence genomic region, the following are encoded:
- a CDS encoding Putative dihydroneopterin aldolase/epimerase domain-containing protein, which translates to MILNCQSLCDDYGYDIQNEPRLVYPTRQVQIKNQTYRADSPPHQSLLKMSIPRFASSWQVRAEAGEPFAVIRVRDLQGTLKAGTDAWGRPNKTQPVVVSAELSMAQPFDGASATDTVGDDTVHYGHLAKALLGSLDMVNSLVEKRGGPFSLWFALLHIYEQLTGYRLDHRERTPEDVVRTSQGGTLRQQLERLRCMDITLTLPKGSLLGDGVSISRAMVFEAARPVVWSETLRIHGLRVPTLIGVNPNERKAKQVVKTDVEIEGYKSNAVGEDDIYVELESVVVKTLEDSSFETLEALGPAITSSIRRCLATSGEPFGLPSWVIKVILEKPTAITMAAASRVEYRELPGVKP; encoded by the exons ATGATACTCAAC TGCCAGTCCTTGTGTGACGACTACGGCTACGACATCCAGAACGAACCACGTCTCGTTTATCCTACCAGACAAGTGCAAATAAAAAATCAAACCTACCGTGCTGACAGCCCGCCACATCAATCTCTTCTCAAAATGTCAATTCCCCGATTCGCATCTTCATGGCAAGtccgcgccgaggccggtgaGCCCTTCGCCGTGATCCGGGTCCGCGATCTACAGGGCACGCTCAAGGCCGGCACCGATGCCTGGGGCCGCCCGAACAAAACGCAGCCCGTCGTCGTATCGGCGGAGCTCTCGATGGCGCAACCTTTTGACGGCGCCTCGGCCACGGACACGGTAGGCGACGACACGGTGCACTACGGCCACCTCGCCAAggcgctcctcggcagccTGGACATGGTCAATTCGCTCGTTGAGAAGCGCGGTGGGCCGTTCAGCCTGTGGTTCGCGCTGCTGCACATCTATGAGCAGCTGACGGGATATCGCCTCGACCATCGCGAGCGGACacccgaggacgtcgtccgCACGAGCCAGGGCGGCACCCTGCGGCAGCAGCTGGAGAGATTAAGGTGCATGGACATCACCCTCACGCTGCCCAAGGGCTCACTCCTGGGGGACGGCGTGAGCATATCGCGGGCCATGGTGTTCGAGGCCGCGAGGCCGGTGGTCTGGAGCGAGACACTCAGGATTCACGGGCTGCGGGTGCCGACGCTCATCGGCGTCAACCCGAACGAGAGGAAGGCGAAGCAGGTCGTCAAGACCGACGTGGAGATTGAAGGGTACAAGAGCAACGCCGTGGGGGAAGACGACATATATGTTGAGCTCGagtccgtcgtcgtcaag ACGCTGGAGGACTCGTCATTCGAGACCCTCGAGGCCTTGGGGCCGGCCATCACTAGCAGCATCAGAAGGTGCCTCGCAACGTCTGGCGAGCCCTTTGGCCTCCCCAGCTGGGTGATCAAGGTCATCCTGGAGAAGCCCACGGCTatcaccatggccgccgctTCGCGCGTCGAGTACAGAGAACTGCCGGGAGTGAAACCTTAG